The segment TTGGCTCGGACAGCCATGTGTCCCTGAGCGTGGTTGAAGAGCTGCGCTGGCTGGAATACGGCCAGCGCTTGCGCGATCAGCGCCGCAACCGGATGTATCGCAGCGACCAGCCGATGGTCGGCCGCACTCTGTATGACGCCGCACTGGTGGGCGGCGCCCAGGCGATGGGCCAGGCGGTTGCCGGATTAGCCGTTGGTCAGCGCGCCGACTGGCTGGTACTGGACGGTAATGACCCGTACCTGGCCACGGCACAGGACGACGCCATTCTTAACCGCTGGCTGTTTGCGGGCGGCGATCGTCAGGTACGAGACGTATTGGTCAACGGTCAGTGGGTGGTGCGCGACGGCCGTCATGCCGATGAAGAAGCCAGCTGCCGCGACTTCACCCGGGTGCTGCGCGAGTTGTTGGGGTAACAAAACTGCGGTCGCCCTCGCCGCCTGCGGCAGCGACTACCCGTTAACTCAGCCCTTTCACCGCCCAATCGCGGACCGCGGCATAGGGGTAGTTCTCCAATGCCGCAAAACCTGGAATGGCACGCGCTTTCATCTTGGTGAACATCGGCACGCTGATCCCGCATAAAAACCGGGTCAGGCGTTCTGCCGGGGGATAACTTCCCGTGAACTCCTGATGCCTGTGGATAAAAGCACCACACAGAGCTTCGAAGTTTTTATCCACAAGCGGCATCAGTGCGGGCGGCTCCGGCAAGTGAGCGACCTGCCCAGCACACACTGAACAATGGCCGCACTGCTGCGGCGCCTGCTCATCCCCAAAATACTGCGCCAGCCGGTAGCTCAAGCAGGTTTCACTGGCGAACAGCGCCAACATTGCGTGAATCCGCGTAATCTCGCCACGCTCGTGAGCCTTGAAGTAGGCATGCAGTTCCAGGCTCAGAGCCTGAGCATCAAAATCTTGAACCAACAGGCTGTAGACCTCGGTCATCTGCTTGCTTTCAAGTTCGATCCAGCCCTTCTCCTGAAAGTAATCCAGCGCTTTGACCACCCGGTTCCGATCAGCCTGATGCTGGCTGTACAGCCCGTCGAAATTCACCGTGGCCCAGGTTCTGGCTCGGCTGGAAGTCTGGATGATGGCCGAGACAAATTGCTGACGCTCGCCCTCAAACTTGGCCAGCAACACATCAGGTTCTATCAGGAATTTGAAACGATACTCGGCGAAATAGGCATAGCGAGGGGCAATCAGGCCACGCAGTTCCAACTGGACCAACAAAGTCTTGAGCGGTAACTGACGAATGTTGCTCTGATCGGACAGAGGCAGCAGCATGAACTCCCACTGCCCTTGCACAATTGCCTCACGCAACTCATCGAGTACATAGCGAATGCCCTGCAACTCCGGCGTGTCGCCGTACACAAAGTTTTCCAGCACATTGAGGCTGTCGCGATTGGCCAGCACCAGGCACTCCGAGGGTGCGCCATCACGCCCTGCGCGGCCGATTTCCTGGCTGTAGTTTTCGATCGACTTGGGCAAGTCGAAATGCACCACGTTACGGATGTCGCTCTTGTCGATGCCCATGCCAAAGGCAATGGTGGCAACGATGCAATTCAACTGCCCGCCCATGAACTGGCGCTGAATGCCCTCGCGCTGATCATGGGGCAAACCGGCGTGATAGGCGTTGGCGCTAATCCCGTTCTGGTTCAAGTGCTGGGCAATGTGCTCGGCGGTCTTTTGCAGCGTGACATACACAATGCTCGGCTGACCGAGACGCTCGCCCATCCACTGCACCAGGCGCTGACGCTTGGCGGCACCAGTGACGGGCTCGACCCAAAGATTGAGATTGGCGCGATAGAAACCGGTGGTGATGACGTCCGACTCGGCAATCGCGAACTTGACCTGCATGTCTGCGATCACATTAGGGGTCGCCGTCGCGGTCAGCAGCAGCGCTTGCGGGATATTGAACTGGCGCTGGTAGTCCGGAAGCTTCAGGTAGTCCGGACGGAAATTATGCCCCCACTCGGAAATACAGTGCGCTTCGTCCACCACCAGCAGGGAAATCGGCACTTGCTGCAAAAAGTTACGAAAGCGCTCGTTTTTCAGTCGCTCGACCGAAATCATCAGGATCTTCAACTCGCCCGCTTTCGCCCGGGCCATGACGGCGCTTGCCTCGTCGCGGCTTTGCGCCGAATCGATGCTGGCCGCTGCAATCCCGTGGCGCTGCAAAAAAGCCAATTGGTCCTGCATCAAGGCCAACAGCGGCGAAACCACTAGCGTCAGGTGAGGCAACAGCAGCGCCGGCAGTTGGTAGCACAGGGATTTGCCCGATCCCGTAGGGAAAATCGCCGCCGCTGAACGTCCAGCCAACACGGCACTGATCGCCGCTTCTTGCCCGGCACGAAACTGTGGATAACCAAAGACCTGTTCCAGGGTGTTGTGCATGACTGTCACTCCTTTGACCGTTGCAAAGCGCAAGACTCTACGCCAGGTTTGCAGCCGATCGAGAAAAGGCCGGGGGCAAATTGAGAGGGGATGATACAGGGTCGAGCCAGGATGCCCTGAATAACCCTTTGTCAGGAGAAAACGCAAAATTTGGCAATAACAGGATTTTGTCAGTAGTATTTATTGTGCATACGATAAATTGATGCAAATAACCTACGACATCACCAAACGCAACAAGACGCTAATCGAGCGAGGCCTTGATTTCGCTGACGCAAAAACCCTATTTGCAGGTCATCACTTCACATCTGAAGACTCACGCCAGGATTACGGCGAAGTCCGACTAATCAGCATCGGCCTGTTACAGGAGCGCATGATTGTTTTGGTCTGGACACCGCGCGGCGCGGACCGCCGTATTATTTCCATGAGGAAAGCCAATGAGCGCGAACAAGCACTCTACGCCCATCGACTGGGTTGACCCGGATGACGCGCCCGAACTGACAGAAGCCTTTTTTGAAGCTGCCGACGAGTTCAAAGGTCCGCTGTTGATTAAACGCGGCAGACCCAAAGCGAACAAAGTGCTCACACGAATCACCATCCGTCTTGCTCCCGAAGTCGTAGAGCAATTCAAGGCCTCCGGCCCCGGCTGGCAAACACGCATGAACGCAGCACTGGCTGACTGGTTGAAGAGTCATTCGCCAGGAGAGATACCTTGAAACTCTTTTCGGACTTTTGATAATGAAACTCGCCACCGACCTCCCGGACACCCCCATCCTGCGCGAGCTGATGCAGTTGCTGCATGAAGAAATCGGCCTGCCGGAACACAAAACCATCAGTCTCAAGACCGCGATCAACGCGGATCTTGGCTGCAATGGCAGCGATGCCCAGCATTTGATGGAAGCCCTCGAGGAACGTTTCGGGCTCGAGTTGGCGGACTATGATGCCTACCGCTACTTCCAGCCTGCGGGCAACGACCCGCACCTCAAGCGCAAGGCCAAGGGCCGCGAGGGCAAAGTACCCCTGACCATCGGCATGCTGTACGCGGCGATCAGCAGCGGCCATTGGGATACGCAAAACCTGGAAGCTTAGGTAAGACGTTCTGTCGGAGCAGTCTTGCTCGCGATTCGGGCAACGCGGTTTGCCAGAGTCACCCCGGCGATGCCATCGCGAGCAAGCCCGCTCCCACAGGATGCATCTGCTCAGGCACAAAAAAGCCGCCCTCTCAGGCGGCTTCTTTGTGGATCAACACACTGACCGAATGCTTACGCCTTCGGACCCGCTGCCTTGATCGCGTCGCTGACGTCGAACTTCTTGAAGTTCTCTACGAACAGGCCAGCCAATGCCTTGGCAGCTTCGTCGTAGGCAGCTTTGTCTGCCCAGGTGTTGCGTGGATTGAGCAGAACAGTGTCAACGCCCGGTACGGCCAATGGCACGTCGAGGTTGATGGTGTCCAGGTGTTCGGTTTCTGCGCCGACCAGAGCACCGCTCTGGATCGCAGCAATCACGCCACGGGTGGTCGGGATGTTGAAGCGCTTGCCAACAC is part of the Pseudomonas sp. ML2-2023-3 genome and harbors:
- a CDS encoding ATP-dependent DNA helicase RecQ codes for the protein MHNTLEQVFGYPQFRAGQEAAISAVLAGRSAAAIFPTGSGKSLCYQLPALLLPHLTLVVSPLLALMQDQLAFLQRHGIAAASIDSAQSRDEASAVMARAKAGELKILMISVERLKNERFRNFLQQVPISLLVVDEAHCISEWGHNFRPDYLKLPDYQRQFNIPQALLLTATATPNVIADMQVKFAIAESDVITTGFYRANLNLWVEPVTGAAKRQRLVQWMGERLGQPSIVYVTLQKTAEHIAQHLNQNGISANAYHAGLPHDQREGIQRQFMGGQLNCIVATIAFGMGIDKSDIRNVVHFDLPKSIENYSQEIGRAGRDGAPSECLVLANRDSLNVLENFVYGDTPELQGIRYVLDELREAIVQGQWEFMLLPLSDQSNIRQLPLKTLLVQLELRGLIAPRYAYFAEYRFKFLIEPDVLLAKFEGERQQFVSAIIQTSSRARTWATVNFDGLYSQHQADRNRVVKALDYFQEKGWIELESKQMTEVYSLLVQDFDAQALSLELHAYFKAHERGEITRIHAMLALFASETCLSYRLAQYFGDEQAPQQCGHCSVCAGQVAHLPEPPALMPLVDKNFEALCGAFIHRHQEFTGSYPPAERLTRFLCGISVPMFTKMKARAIPGFAALENYPYAAVRDWAVKGLS
- a CDS encoding BrnT family toxin, yielding MQITYDITKRNKTLIERGLDFADAKTLFAGHHFTSEDSRQDYGEVRLISIGLLQERMIVLVWTPRGADRRIISMRKANEREQALYAHRLG
- a CDS encoding BrnA antitoxin family protein, yielding MSANKHSTPIDWVDPDDAPELTEAFFEAADEFKGPLLIKRGRPKANKVLTRITIRLAPEVVEQFKASGPGWQTRMNAALADWLKSHSPGEIP
- a CDS encoding DUF1493 family protein, with amino-acid sequence MKLATDLPDTPILRELMQLLHEEIGLPEHKTISLKTAINADLGCNGSDAQHLMEALEERFGLELADYDAYRYFQPAGNDPHLKRKAKGREGKVPLTIGMLYAAISSGHWDTQNLEA